The stretch of DNA GCGTCCCCGTCCCGGACCCGCCGGATCGCCTCCGCCAGCTCGACCGGGGCGATGCTCTTGGTCACGTAGCCCCTGGCCCCTGCCCGGATGACGTCGATCACGTCGTCGGCCGCGTCGGACACCGAGAGGGCCAGGAACCGCACGCCGGGCTGCTCCGGGGCCACCGCCCGGATCACGGCGACCCCTCCACCGCCGGGCATGTGGACGTCCAGCACCACCACGTCCGGGCTGGTGGCGCGGATGCCGGCCACGGCCGCCGCCGCGTCCCCCGCGTCCCCGACGATCTCGAACTGCTCCCCGAGCTCGGAGCGCACGCCCGACAGGAACAGCCGGTGGTCGTCCACCAGGAACACCCGGATCGGGTCGGTGTCCCGGCCCGGGGTCACGCCGTCTTCCTGGGAAGCCGCAGCGTGACCTCGGTGCCCTCGCCGGGCGCGGAGTCCACGATCGCCGTCCCTCCGGCCCGCTCCATACGCCCCTCGATGGATTCGGCGATGCCGCGGCGATCCCGGGGCACGGCGGCCGGCACGAACCCCTTCCCCTGGTCCCGGACGAACGCGGAGACCTGGTCCTCCTCCACCTCGACGTAGACGGAGACCGTGTCCACGCCCGCGTGCTTCGCCGCGTTCATCACGGCCTCTCCCGTGGACTGGACCAGGCCCTGGACGCCCTCGTCGACCCGGCAGTCGCCCACCACCACCGCCTCCACCTTCACGTGGTGCAGTCGCTCCACCCGGCCGGCCATCTCCTCGATCGCGGTGCTCAGCAGGTCGTGTGCCGATGGCCCGGACCGCCCGTACAGCCAGGCCCGGAGCTCCCGTTCCTGGCCCCGGGCCAGGGTCACCATCTCCTGCGGGGTCGACGCGCGCTGGATCAGGGCCAGGCTCTGGAGGACCGAGTCGTGTAGGTGTGCCGCCATCTCGGCGCGCTCCTCGGAGCGGATCCGCTGGCGGCGCTCCTCCGCCAGCTGGCGGCCCATGCGCCACACCCACGGGCCCAGGATCAGGCCCAGGCCGGTGACCGTGACCACGACGGCGAACACGACGTTGCGGAACGCGACCAGGGCGTTGTTGGCGGCCAGGAAGGCGGCCATGCCGCCGGCGATGAGGAGGCTTCCCAGGAGGATGCGGGACCGGGACATCCTTCCGGTGAGCACGCCCTCCACCGGATAGCGGGCCCGGGACGCCACCCGGGCGAAGCGGGCCCGGCCGGCGTCGTCGGCTCGGGTCCAGATGAGGGCCGAGCCGAACGCCCCCAGGGCCACCGGCCACACCACGGCGTCTCCGAACCACACCCCGGCCTGGCGGAGCAGCAGCAGGGCCCCGCCGACCACGAACGCGAACGCCACCAGGCGTTCGACGTCCTGGACCCGGGTGGCGGCCGGCCTCGCCTCGGAGTCGTCGGAAGCCTCCGGCGAGAACGCCCACAGCACCAGGTAGACCAGGACGCCCACCCCGCCCGCGAACGCGAGCACCACGAACGCCAGCCGGACCACCACGTGGTCCACGCCGAGCCGGTCGCCCATCCCGGCCGCGACGCCGGCCGCGATGCGGTCCGTCCGGCTCCGGCGCAGGCCGAACGAGAGCCGCCCGCGCAGGTGGCGAGGCGGGCCGGTGGTGGAGCGGTTCCCGACGGGGGTTCGCTCGGGTGAAGCGGTGGTGCCGATGGGGCCCTCCTGTCCGGCAGGGCGACATCTGGTCGCCATGCTCGCTCGATGGTGCCACAGCGCTCCGGCCCGGCACCACCGGGAACATCCCCGAGAGCATGGGTGCGGGCACTCAGGGTTGTTTCAGGGCGATCCCCGATGGTGAGGCCGCGTGCCCGGACGCATCATGAGGCCATGAACGGCCACAGCGACACACAGGAGACCGCCGGGGCGCCCACACCGGCATCGCCTCCGCCGCCCGGGCACTCCCGGCGGCTGTACCGTCGCACCGACCGGAAGATGATCGCGGGCGTCGCCGCGGGTCTGGCCGACTACTTCGACATCGACCCCACGCTGGTGCGGATCGGCTTCGTCCTCCTGGCCTTCCTGGGCGGGGCCGGCGTCGTGGCGTATGGGGTGGCGTGGCTGCTGGTCCCGCCCAGCCACGAGGTGGCCTCGCCGGGAGAGAACGTGGTCCGGCGGCTGAAGGCGTCGCCCTCGTGGGTGGCCCTGGCCCTCGTGGCCGTCGGCATCGTCCTGCTGGCGAACGCCACCGGAGCGGTGAGCGCGCCGGTCGGATGGGGGATCACGCTGGTCGTGATCGGGGTCCTGCTGTTCCGGCACGCCTCCAGGGAGCCGGAGCCCGGCCCCGCCTTCAGCTACCCGCCGCCGTTCCCGTCGCCCGAGACACCGGGCCTCTCCGCCCCGCCGCCGCCGGCCGCCGTCACCACGACCGCGCCCGCACCTCCCGCACCCCCCGGCCCGCCGGGCCCGCCTCCGCCTCCCGAGCCGCCCGCGCGTCCCGAGGTTCGAACGCCCCTGTGGATCCCGCCGTCCCCCCGGCGAAGGCGGGCTCCGCGTGATCGGGGGCTGTTCTGGGGCACCGTCGGCGTGACGCTGCTCGCGGTGGGTGTGGCCGCCCTGCTGGGCAACGCCGGAGTCATCGACATCGGCGTGGGTGCCTACCTGGCCTTGGCTCTCGCCGTGCTGGGAGTGGGCCTGCTGGTGGGGACGTGGTGGGGGCGTTCCCGGGGCTTGATCGTGCTGTCCATCCTGCTGACGCCGTTCGTACTGCTGGCGAGCCTGGTGAACGTCCCCATCCGGGGCGGCGTCGGTGACCGCTTCTTCGGGCCCCGGGTGGTCACGGATGTCCGCCCGGTGTACCGGCAGATCGCCGGGCGGATGGTCTTGGACCTGTCCCGGCTGCGCCTGGGGCCCTCGCCGGTGCACGTGGACGCGTCCATGGTGGCCGGGTACATCGAGGTGGTCCTGCCGCGGGGCGTGAACGCCTCGGTCCACGCCGAGGCCGGTGCCGGCGAGCTGGCCGTGCTGGGGAACGACTCGAACGGACTGAACGTGGACGCCCGCCGAACCACGGGGCCGGCGGCCGGCGGCCGGCTCGAGCTGGACCTCGCGGTGTCGTTCGGGCGAATCCTGGTGTACCGGTCCTCGGTCGGCCTGGCCCGACCGGCGGCGAAAGGAGGCTAGGGATGCGACGGCACGAGTTCGACCCCATCTCGTTCGTGTTCGGCATGATCTTCGCCGTCCTCGGCCTGGCCTTCCTGAGCGGGCGGGTGGACCTGGGCGACCTGCACCTGCGGTGGCTGTGGCCCGTCCCGCTGATCGCGGTGGGGCTGGCCCTGCTGGCCACGACGCGGCGCCGGGATCCTGACCGCGCCGTTCCCGGGCCGGCGACGGCGCCCCAGCCCGACGCGCCCCCACAGGGGCCGGAGGCCGGCCGCGAGTCCGGCTTCGACCTCCATGACTCGGACGAACCACGCGACGTCTCGGCGGACGCCACCTCCGGCGAGGACTGACCGCTACCGGTCCTTCAGGCGGAAGACCAGCTTCAGCGCGGAGCGCGTGGGGGAGAAGCTCACCACCTTCACGTCGACCAGCCCCGCCTCCAGGGCGGCGTCGCGGACATCGTTCTCGTTCACGGCCTTGCTCCCCTTCGGCCACACCACCCAGATCGCGCCGTCCCTGGCGATGAACGCACGGTGCGTCCGGAGCCGGGGAAGCTCCTCGCGGCGCTCCACGCCCACCACCATCAGGTCGGCGCCAACCTGGCGCCGTCCCACCCGCACGTCGGCCCCGCGCTCCAGGACCTGCTGGACGAATCCGGGATCGTCCAGGCCGACCACGGACACCCGCTGCCCTTCCTTCACGCCGAGCTTGTCGACGAGCGGCTTGGTGGAGGGGGCGTCGTCACGCGCCATGGCCGCGGCACCGTACCATCGCCGTGACATGGCCCTGATGCGCGCGGCGTTCGTGCGGGAGCACGGCGGCCCGGAGGCCCTGGAGTACGGGGAGATCGAGCGCCCCGAGCCCGGACCGGGAGAGATCCTGGTCCGGGTGGTCGCCTGCGCGCTGAACCACCTGGACATCTTCGTGCGCCGAGGGATGCCGGGCGTCCGGCTGGAGCTGCCGCACGTCCCCGGTGGCGACATCGTGGGGTGGGTGGAGGAGAGCGGCGACGACCAGGCCCGCCGGCTGGTCGGCACGCTGGTGCTGCTCGACCCCATCGTCGGACGGGGCATGCTGGGCGAGCACGAATGGGGCGGCCTGGCCGAGTTCGTCGTCGCGCCCGCCGACAACGCGATCCCGCTGCCCCATCCCACCGGTGACGTCGTGCGCTACGCGGCCCTTCCCGTCGCCTACGGGACGGCCCGGCGGATGCTGTTCCACCGGGCCCGGCTCCGGCCCGGCGAAACCGTGGTCGTGCTGGGAGCGGCCGGCGGCGTGGGGGTCGCCTGCGTCCAACTGGCCGGCCGGGCCGGTGCCCGGGTCATCGCGTGCTCGTCCTCGGAGGCGAAGCTGGCCCGGCTCCGGGACCTGGGCGCGGCGGAGACGGTGGACACCGCGTGGGAGGACTTCAGCAGCCGGGTGTGGGAGCTCACCGATCAGCGTGGCGCGGACGTTGTGGTCGACTACCTGGGGCGGGAGACCTGGCAGGGCTCGATCCGGTGCACCCGGCCGGAGGGCCGGGTGGTGACGTGCGGCGCCACCACCGGCTACGAGGCCGTCACCGACCTCCGGTACGTGTGGACCCGGGAGCTCGACATCCTTGGCTCCGACGGCTGGACCCGCGAGGACCTCGAGCGCCTGGTGGACGACGTGGCCCGCGGCCAGCTCGACCCGGTGGTCCACGGCGTCTTTCCGCTGTCGAAAGCACGGGAAGCGGTCGCCGAGCTCGAGGAACGCCGGGCCTTCGGCAAGGTCGTCGTGGTCCCCGACGGCGTCCAGCCGGGCGGTCACTGAGCCCGATCCGAAGAACTTCGCCAATTCGCCGTCGTTCCTTGGGCGTGTCCTTGGGGGCGGCTATCCTTCGGCTGATGCTGGTGGTGGGAGCCGGCCGGTGACGGCCGGGGGGGAAACGCCCGCGCCCGTGCGGATCCTGTCGGCGCCGGACCTCGCGGACTCCATGGGGCTCGACGACGCGGCCACGTTCGTGGTCGACCTCCTGGAGCGGCCCGGATCGGACATCCGGGTGGCGGAGGGGCAGATCGGGCTGGCCGACGACCTGGTCGTGGCCGGCCATCCGGACGCCTTCGAGCTCCGGACCATCGCGCCGACGGACCCCGGAACCGTGTGGGCGGTGGACGGCGGCTCGTGCCTGCTGGCGGACGGGCGGTCGTTTCAGGTCGCCGCGTACCGGGCCGGGCGGGTGCGGCTGCGCCGGGGGATCACGGATCTGGTGGAGTCCCCGCCGCTCACGGTGCGGGCCCTGTCCGCGGACGAGGTGCAGTCGATCGCCCGGGAGGTGCTCACGGAGCTGTGCGGTGAAGCTCCCGAGCGCCTGCCGGAGCTCCCGCGCCCGGTGGACGCCATGCGCGAGTGGGC from Actinomycetota bacterium encodes:
- a CDS encoding response regulator transcription factor translates to MTPGRDTDPIRVFLVDDHRLFLSGVRSELGEQFEIVGDAGDAAAAVAGIRATSPDVVVLDVHMPGGGGVAVIRAVAPEQPGVRFLALSVSDAADDVIDVIRAGARGYVTKSIAPVELAEAIRRVRDGDAVFSPRLAGFVLDAFAGEAPARSDPELDQLTAREREVLRHIARGYAYKQIARQLHISVKTVETHVSSVLRKLQLSNRHELTRWATDRRLV
- a CDS encoding zinc-binding dehydrogenase: MALMRAAFVREHGGPEALEYGEIERPEPGPGEILVRVVACALNHLDIFVRRGMPGVRLELPHVPGGDIVGWVEESGDDQARRLVGTLVLLDPIVGRGMLGEHEWGGLAEFVVAPADNAIPLPHPTGDVVRYAALPVAYGTARRMLFHRARLRPGETVVVLGAAGGVGVACVQLAGRAGARVIACSSSEAKLARLRDLGAAETVDTAWEDFSSRVWELTDQRGADVVVDYLGRETWQGSIRCTRPEGRVVTCGATTGYEAVTDLRYVWTRELDILGSDGWTREDLERLVDDVARGQLDPVVHGVFPLSKAREAVAELEERRAFGKVVVVPDGVQPGGH
- a CDS encoding DUF3052 domain-containing protein → MARDDAPSTKPLVDKLGVKEGQRVSVVGLDDPGFVQQVLERGADVRVGRRQVGADLMVVGVERREELPRLRTHRAFIARDGAIWVVWPKGSKAVNENDVRDAALEAGLVDVKVVSFSPTRSALKLVFRLKDR
- a CDS encoding PspC domain-containing protein; translation: MATRCRPAGQEGPIGTTASPERTPVGNRSTTGPPRHLRGRLSFGLRRSRTDRIAAGVAAGMGDRLGVDHVVVRLAFVVLAFAGGVGVLVYLVLWAFSPEASDDSEARPAATRVQDVERLVAFAFVVGGALLLLRQAGVWFGDAVVWPVALGAFGSALIWTRADDAGRARFARVASRARYPVEGVLTGRMSRSRILLGSLLIAGGMAAFLAANNALVAFRNVVFAVVVTVTGLGLILGPWVWRMGRQLAEERRQRIRSEERAEMAAHLHDSVLQSLALIQRASTPQEMVTLARGQERELRAWLYGRSGPSAHDLLSTAIEEMAGRVERLHHVKVEAVVVGDCRVDEGVQGLVQSTGEAVMNAAKHAGVDTVSVYVEVEEDQVSAFVRDQGKGFVPAAVPRDRRGIAESIEGRMERAGGTAIVDSAPGEGTEVTLRLPRKTA
- a CDS encoding PspC domain-containing protein, giving the protein MNGHSDTQETAGAPTPASPPPPGHSRRLYRRTDRKMIAGVAAGLADYFDIDPTLVRIGFVLLAFLGGAGVVAYGVAWLLVPPSHEVASPGENVVRRLKASPSWVALALVAVGIVLLANATGAVSAPVGWGITLVVIGVLLFRHASREPEPGPAFSYPPPFPSPETPGLSAPPPPAAVTTTAPAPPAPPGPPGPPPPPEPPARPEVRTPLWIPPSPRRRRAPRDRGLFWGTVGVTLLAVGVAALLGNAGVIDIGVGAYLALALAVLGVGLLVGTWWGRSRGLIVLSILLTPFVLLASLVNVPIRGGVGDRFFGPRVVTDVRPVYRQIAGRMVLDLSRLRLGPSPVHVDASMVAGYIEVVLPRGVNASVHAEAGAGELAVLGNDSNGLNVDARRTTGPAAGGRLELDLAVSFGRILVYRSSVGLARPAAKGG